Proteins encoded by one window of Tunturibacter psychrotolerans:
- a CDS encoding helix-turn-helix domain-containing protein: MKLNDKIRYLREVEGNLRGLNRAMTQQELVRAIQQENGAGKKKAGKATISQSYLSQIESGARPHLTNTTRLMLAKFFQVHPGYLVDDPEGYHSELISDLRTAEDKLDLWLVGGAERFRRDPALCQALLALANHSDSRRCFLLIESILETPALLDRLFHVLRPDASSLAAASTQPLPPKAVKRSTK, from the coding sequence ATGAAGCTCAATGACAAAATCCGTTATCTTCGCGAGGTCGAAGGCAATCTTCGCGGTCTCAACCGCGCCATGACTCAGCAGGAGTTGGTCCGCGCGATTCAGCAGGAGAATGGCGCGGGCAAAAAAAAGGCAGGCAAGGCGACGATCAGCCAGTCGTATCTGTCGCAGATCGAGAGCGGCGCACGTCCTCATCTGACAAACACGACGCGATTGATGCTGGCGAAGTTCTTCCAGGTGCACCCCGGCTACCTTGTCGATGATCCGGAGGGATACCACTCTGAGTTAATCTCTGACTTGCGTACTGCAGAGGACAAGCTCGACCTCTGGCTCGTCGGCGGCGCGGAGCGCTTTCGTCGCGATCCGGCCCTCTGCCAAGCGCTGCTTGCTCTGGCGAACCATAGCGATTCACGGCGCTGCTTTCTTTTGATCGAGAGCATTCTCGAGACGCCCGCGTTGCTGGACCGCCTCTTTCACGTCCTGCGGCCTGATGCGTCTTCGCTTGCGGCTGCATCAACTCAACCCCTGCCACCAAAGGCTGTCAAACGGAGCACCAAATAA
- a CDS encoding flotillin family protein, with product MPNSVILIVGLVVFATLALALLMAKMFRKAGPNEAIIVYGFRGPRVIKGGGAVIFPVVENSRQLSLELMSFDVAPQQDLYTKQGVAVTVEAVAQIKVRSDKESILTAAEQFLTKSPDQREGLIRLVMEGHLRGIIGQLTVEQIVKEPEMVAERMRSTCMDDMSKMGLEVISFTIREVRDKNEYITNMGRPDVARIRRDAEIAAAEAERDTAIRRAIALREAAVAKASADQDRVIAETASLAKQAEAQRDLDIQKAQFTEQSRRQEAQADKAYELQTNVMQQKVVAEQVRVQQIEKQEQVKVQEAEILRHEKELIATILKGSEIERQRIENIAQADKARITMEAEGRAAAIKLQGEAEANIIFQKGEAEAKAMNVKAEAYQEWTQAAVVDKLITNMADVVRAMAEPLSKVDKITIVSTGNDGATGASKVTGEMTKIAAQVPALFEALSGMNLHDLMANVKAMKPRENGNSSQV from the coding sequence ATGCCGAACTCGGTCATCCTTATTGTTGGTCTGGTTGTTTTTGCCACCCTTGCACTGGCGCTTCTGATGGCCAAGATGTTTCGCAAGGCGGGCCCAAACGAAGCGATTATTGTGTACGGATTTCGCGGCCCGCGGGTCATCAAGGGCGGCGGCGCCGTCATCTTTCCCGTCGTGGAGAATTCTCGACAACTCTCGCTTGAACTGATGAGTTTTGATGTTGCGCCGCAGCAGGATCTCTATACGAAGCAGGGTGTTGCAGTGACTGTCGAGGCAGTGGCGCAGATTAAGGTTCGCTCTGATAAAGAGTCCATCCTTACGGCGGCGGAGCAGTTTCTTACGAAGTCTCCGGACCAGCGTGAAGGACTTATTCGACTGGTGATGGAGGGCCATCTGCGCGGCATTATCGGTCAGTTGACGGTGGAGCAGATTGTGAAAGAGCCGGAGATGGTGGCCGAGCGCATGCGCTCCACTTGTATGGACGATATGAGCAAGATGGGGCTCGAGGTGATTTCTTTCACGATTCGCGAGGTGCGGGACAAGAATGAGTACATCACCAATATGGGTCGTCCCGACGTTGCTCGCATCAGACGCGATGCGGAGATTGCGGCGGCAGAGGCTGAGCGTGACACTGCAATTCGACGTGCCATTGCACTGCGCGAGGCAGCTGTTGCTAAGGCGTCTGCCGATCAGGATCGGGTAATCGCGGAGACGGCATCGCTGGCGAAACAGGCCGAAGCTCAGCGCGACCTCGATATTCAAAAGGCGCAGTTCACCGAGCAGAGTCGTCGCCAGGAGGCACAAGCTGATAAGGCTTATGAGCTTCAGACCAATGTGATGCAGCAGAAGGTCGTCGCTGAACAGGTGAGGGTTCAACAGATTGAGAAACAGGAGCAGGTGAAGGTGCAGGAGGCTGAGATCCTGCGTCACGAGAAGGAGCTAATTGCGACGATTCTCAAGGGTTCTGAGATCGAGCGTCAGCGAATCGAAAATATTGCTCAGGCGGATAAGGCTCGCATCACGATGGAGGCTGAAGGCCGGGCCGCGGCTATAAAGTTGCAAGGTGAGGCGGAGGCGAACATCATCTTCCAGAAAGGCGAGGCGGAGGCGAAGGCGATGAACGTCAAGGCCGAAGCCTACCAGGAGTGGACGCAGGCGGCGGTCGTCGACAAGCTCATCACCAATATGGCGGACGTCGTGCGTGCTATGGCTGAGCCTCTCAGCAAGGTCGACAAGATCACCATCGTCTCTACCGGAAATGATGGTGCGACGGGTGCGAGCAAGGTCACCGGAGAGATGACTAAGATCGCAGCCCAGGTTCCTGCGCTCTTTGAGGCTCTATCGGGAATGAACCTTCACGATCTCATGGCCAACGTCAAAGCGATGAAGCCTCGCGAGAACGGCAACAGCTCCCAGGTTTAA
- a CDS encoding PspA/IM30 family protein: MALLERVGTLLRANINDLIEKAEDPEKLAKQLVLDMENQLLQVKTQVAIAIADQHLLQKKLKEHEDAMNQWNRKAELAVQKHQDDLARAALERSLSSQQVAASFAQQLEDQNAETETLRNAFGRLQQKLSETRSTCEVLIAQHRRARTAGKANAARTLAASHERSNVLNRLRTTIQRNEATNSASHMILEAQSLEDQLNGLEKEDRIERLLEDLKSRQPRLT, encoded by the coding sequence ATGGCACTGCTTGAACGTGTAGGAACGCTCTTACGAGCGAACATTAACGATCTCATCGAGAAGGCTGAAGATCCCGAGAAACTCGCAAAGCAACTCGTCCTGGACATGGAAAATCAGCTTCTCCAGGTCAAGACGCAGGTTGCCATCGCGATTGCTGACCAGCACCTTCTCCAGAAAAAACTGAAGGAGCATGAGGATGCCATGAACCAGTGGAATCGTAAGGCCGAACTCGCCGTTCAGAAGCATCAGGATGATCTGGCCCGTGCTGCGCTCGAGCGTAGTTTGAGCAGCCAGCAGGTCGCGGCAAGCTTCGCGCAGCAACTGGAAGATCAGAATGCCGAGACAGAGACTCTTCGCAACGCCTTCGGGCGCCTTCAACAGAAACTGTCTGAGACGCGATCCACTTGCGAGGTGTTGATAGCGCAGCACCGCCGCGCCCGAACTGCAGGCAAAGCCAATGCCGCCCGCACGCTTGCCGCCTCGCACGAGAGATCGAACGTCCTGAACCGACTACGCACTACCATCCAGCGCAACGAGGCAACGAATTCGGCCAGCCACATGATCCTCGAAGCCCAGTCTCTTGAAGACCAACTCAATGGCTTAGAAAAGGAGGATAGGATCGAGCGTCTTCTTGAAGATCTCAAAAGCCGCCAACCCCGACTTACGTGA